One Primulina huaijiensis isolate GDHJ02 chromosome 5, ASM1229523v2, whole genome shotgun sequence DNA segment encodes these proteins:
- the LOC140976581 gene encoding aquaporin PIP1-2 — MEGKEEDVRLGANRFEERQAIGTVAQTEDRDYKEPPPAPLFEPGELSSWSFYRAGIAEFIATFLFLYVTILTVMGYQKADSKCRTVGIQGIAWAFGGMIFALVYCTAGISGGHINPAVTFGLFLARKLSLTRALFYMVMQCLGAICGAGVVKGFNKNLYETKGGGANTINPGYTKGDGLGAEIIGTFVLVYTVFSATDAKRSARDSHVPILAPLPIGFAVFLVHLATIPVTGTGINPARSLGAAIIYNKDHAWDDHWVYWVGPFVGAALAALYHVVVIRAIPFKSR, encoded by the exons ATGGAGGGAAAAGAGGAGGATGTCCGTCTTGGAGCCAATAGGTTTGAGGAGAGGCAGGCGATCGGGACGGTGGCGCAGACGGAAGACAGGGATTACAAGGAGCCGCCGCCAGCGCCGCTGTTTGAGCCAGGGGAGCTGAGTTCTTGGTCCTTTTACAGAGCCGGGATTGCTGAATTTATCGCCACTTTTCTGTTTCTGTACGTGACTATTTTGACAGTCATGGGATATCAAAAGGCGGACTCCAAGTGCAGGACTGTTGGCATTCAAGGCATCGCTTGGGCTTTTGGTGGCATGATTTTTGCTCTTGTTTACTGCACTGCTGGGATATCAG GGGGGCACATCAATCCGGCGGTGACATTCGGGCTGTTCTTGGCGAGGAAACTGTCCCTAACACGAGCCCTGTTCTACATGGTGATGCAATGCCTGGGGGCCATCTGTGGTGCGGGTGTGGTTAAGGGATTCAACAAGAACCTCTACGAGACAAAGGGCGGCGGCGCCAACACCATCAACCCTGGCTACACCAAGGGGGATGGCCTTGGTGCCGAAATCATTGGCACTTTCGTGCTTGTTTACACAGTATTCTCCGCAACCGACGCCAAGCGTAGCGCCAGAGACTCCCACGTCCCC ATACTGGCACCTCTGCCTATCGGATTCGCTGTGTTCTTGGTGCACTTGGCCACCATCCCCGTCACCGGCACGGGCATCAACCCCGCCCGGAGTCTTGGAGCAGCCATCATCTACAACAAAGACCATGCTTGGGATGATCAT TGGGTGTACTGGGTTGGACCATTCGTTGGGGCAGCACTCGCAGCTCTCTACCATGTAGTGGTGATCAGAGCCATTCCATTCAAGTCTAGGTGA
- the LOC140977826 gene encoding uncharacterized protein: protein MEAAENSEQRRRMPLAEVVTDCVNRWFHYTLKEAKAGDIAMQVLVGQMYYSGYGVLRDAQKGRTWIGRAAERRSSVWKVGNKHPGYNASDSDSDDTKEDVK, encoded by the exons ATGGAGGCGGCGGAGAACTCGGAGCAGCGGCGGCGGATGCCTCTGGCGGAGGTGGTGACCGATTGCGTTAACAGGTGGTTCCACTATACTCTTAAAGAAGCCAAGGCTGGTGATATTGCCATGCAGGTGCTCGTTGGGCAAATGTATTACAGCGGATACGGGGTTCTTAGAGATGCCCAGAAG GGAAGAACGTGGATAGGCAGGGCTGCCGAGAGACGGTCTTCAGTGTGGAAAGTTGGCAATAAGCATCCAG GTTATAATGCGAGTGACTCGGATTCTGATGATACCAAGGAAGATGTCAAGTAG